The genomic region AAAACATACATATCGAAGATATCGGCCGCCAGCACAACACTGTTCAGGCCGCCAAGCATGAGCATAAGAAGCGTGTAATATTTCCACTTCGCCGTATATTGCTCCATGTAGTTGACCGAGTAGACGGTAACAAAAAAAGTTATAACGTTCACCACCACAAGCATGAAAAGGCTCAGCGGATCAAGCAACCAAGATATCCCAAAGGGGATCTTCCATCCGCCGAGCTGATATACAAGCGGCATCTCCGGACGGAAGAAAGCCATGTAGGCGCTCATGCCCGAAAGAGCGAGAGTGACCCCCACGGGAAGTATATCAAGCGGTTTATCCTTGAGGACCTTCCTCAGTATGGGTATGAGGAAAGCCGATAGAAAAGGTAAAGCTGCGAAAAGTACGATATAATTCATCCTCTCAGCCTCCTGATCTCGGCGATATCGAAAGTTCCATATCTCTGGTATATCCTTATGCACATGCCTACCATCAGAGCCGTTATACCCAACCCGATGACTATGGAGGTAAGGACCACAGCCTGGGGCAGCGGGTCAACGAAAGGTATCGCACTGACGGACATGCCCGGCGATACGACCGGAGCTTCGCCGCCCTTTCTGTAGCCTATCATGATAAGCAGAAGGTTCAGCCCGTGTTCCATTATAGCGAACCCGATCACCTTCTTGATGAGGTTCCTGTTGGTGATGAGGACGTAAAGCCCCATCAGCATCAATACTAGATCCAATACGAACAATATCATTCTTTTCCTTCTTTTCTGGCAAGTTTAAAGACCGAAAGAGCCATGAATATCGCGAAAAGCCCGGTTCCCACTTTCAGCCCGATAGCTATATTGCTGAGCGGTATCGTTCCTGCGCTTAAAAGCTTGAAGGGCTCGCCCGTTCCAAGGAGGTTCATGAAAAAATAACCCCCGGCAAGGCCCAGAAGACCTATGCTCAGGAAGAATATCGCGCCCAGGGATTCACCGATCGAAAGGAACTTCCTGGGCATGTTCTCCTCCGCCGACTCGCCTCCGAAAGCGAGCACGAAATGGATAAAGCTCAGCGCTATTATCACTCCCCCGGCGAATCCCCCTCCCGGGGTGATATGCCCGTGGAGGACGATATATATCCCGAACAAAAGTATCATCCCGACAGTGTAACGGGTGATACGCTTAACTATCAGGCTCATCCCTTTCATCTGTCTTCTTCCTTCCTTTGCTCCTCATAAGTGCCAGAACACCGATCACGGAGGTGAACAGTATGGTAGCCTCCCCCAGAGTATCGTAAGCCCTGAAGTCCAGCACCACACTCGTGACTATGTTCGCCGCACCCGTTCTTTCCAGAGCGTTCCTGATAAAATAATCCGACACCCTCATAAGCGGCTCACCGAAAGCCGGCATATCCTTGAGAGATACCCACGCGGCCGCGAGGAAACCCGCGGCAAATACGAAGAACACCGCGAAGATCCAGACGCTCGACCTGTGGAAAATGCGGGACACTCCCCTTCCTATCGTGGCCCTTATGAGAATGACCAGCATGAGGATCTCGACCACAAGCTGGGTTATCGCAAGATCCGGGGCCTTAAGCAGCAGGAACATCACGCAAAGCCCCAGGCCAACGGCACCTACCGAGATAACGCTGGATAGCAGTCCCCTCAGCGAAACCGCTATGGCGGAGGCTATGAGCATAAAGGCCATCACTACATATAACTCAAGCATCTGAACAACACTCCCAGTATTACTATAAATCCAAAAAGTATCCACGCGACATACCTGTCAAGAAGACCGGAATGGGTGCCCTTGAACAGGGAGCTGACCAAAAAGACCAGTTTCCCGGCCCCGTCGGTCAGGAAATTTATCAGGCGGTCCACCCCGTAATAAAAAACATACGCAACTGCCCTGGAAATGCGGAGTATGCCGCGGTGGAAATCGAACCCGCCTCTATCGGTATAGGCGTAGAAGCCCGTGAGGGGGTTCACGTTCCGTATATCCAGGTAGAACTCAGTCCCCTGAACGCGGTTACCTTCCAGAACCTCCCCTCCTATGAATATGTCCTTCTCCTGAACGGGAAGCTTACCGAGGAAATATATGACAACCCCCGAAGCGATACCCAGAAGTATCAGCCCCGTAGCCAGGGACGGCTGCCATACACCCTGGGAGACCACTTCGGTCGCCAGAGAAGGCTCAAGAAAGGGCCTGACTACGAGAGGACCTGCGAATATACCGAAAACAACGCACAAGACGCTGAAAATAATTACCGGCAGGTTCATCCATACAGGAACTTCCTTAACCTCAGAGGGCATCTCTTCTGTTTTCTCGCTCAGGAACGCGCTGTATATCACCTTTATGAAACTTGCCAGGGTAAGGGCCGATCCGAACATAGCCATTATAAGGAATATTATCCTGAAAACCCCTACGGTGCTGACGCTCTGGGGGATGAGCCCCTGGTAAATGAGCCACTTTGAAACGAAACCGTTAAGGGGCGGCACCCCCGCTATGGCCAGAGATGATATCACGGTCCCGAAAAAAGTGACCGGCATGAGGCGGGCAAGACCTCCGAGGCGCGAAAGTTCCGTCGTGCCTGTCCTGTACTGGAGGTTGGCCGCGTTAAGAAAGAGCGAGGACTTGTAAATCGTATTGTTGAACATGTGAAAAATACCCCCGGCTATACCCAGGATCGTGCCCGAAGCTATGCCCAGGACCATATAACCCACCTGGCTCACGGCATGATAGGCCAGAAGCTTCTTGAAATCGTGCTGCACAAGCGCGAGCAGAACGGCCAGGAGTATGGTAAAAGCGCCTATGGCCATGAAGACGACCATAAGTATCGGGCTCAGCTTGAAAAGATGGTGGCACGCCCTGACGAACAGGTATATCCCCAAAAACTTATCCAGGCACCCCGGAAGGAACGCCATGGTGACCGGTGATCCGGTCTCGGATGCCTCGACTATCCAGTTATGGAATCCGAAAACCCCTGCCTTAGCAACAGCACCTGCTGCAATGAGTATGAACGAAAGCATACCTATCCCGGAAAGGGTCGGCACCGCGCTTATCTCGCTTAAAGAGGTCTTGCCCGTAAAAGCTATAAGAAAGATCATCCCCAGCATAAGAGAGAAATCCCCTATACCGAGCATAGCCATTGCCTTACCGGCTGTCTTGAAAGAATCCAGCCCCAGCATCCCGAATAGAAGCACCAGAAGAGCCCCCCAGTATACCAGGAACTTCACTATGTCGTCAGACATGAACGCGCCCGTCGCGCACGCGAGCGTAAGAAGCGAATATACCAGGTATTCAAGGCGGCGCCTCATATCCCGCGCATACCACAGCGAATAGAAAATTATGAGTCCTCCGAAGATCCAGGCGAATACTGTGAAAAATATCGATATATTCATGTTCATTTTACTAGGCCCCTGGCTATTGAGTTCACAGCTTCAAGCGGGAATTTGGCAAAAAGCCCTATAAGCAGGGAAACTACCCCCAGGACAAGGACCACGCTGATCATGCTCCGCGGGGATGATCTCTCAGCCGGTACTTCGCATTCTCCGAGAAAAACACCCTTGAAAAACCTCAAAAGATACAAAAGCGTTATTACCGCGGTAAGCATGGCTACACCGGCGACCACTCGGTGTCCCGCCTCGGCAGTGCCCAGGACCACATAGAACTTACTGAAAAAACCGCCAAAGGGAGGCAGGCCCGCTATGGAAAAAGCGCTCAGCACGAACCCCAGGGCCAGTAGCGGCATCATCCCGAGAAACCCGCCAAGCTTGTTGATGTCCTTGGTGTGGGTGCTTTGCTCGACCACACCCGCGGAAAGGAACAGGCCCGCCTTGCCCACCGAGTGGACAAGAATATAAAGAAGGGCCGCCGCTATCGAAAGGGCCGTATTCACTATGAAACCCAAGAATATATAGGATAGCTGGCTGATGGTCGAATAGGCCAGTATCCTTTTGATATTGGTGTCGATAAGTGCGCTAAGGGCCGCCACGAAACCCGATAGCATGACGATGACCATAGCCCAGAAAGCGGCCTGCTGGGGTACAGTCAGGATATCGCAGAAAAGCCGGCAGTACGCGAAGACACCTATTTTCACGAGGACCGCAGCGTGCAGAAGGGCCGTGACCGGCGTCGGGGCAACCCCGGCGTCGGGAAGCCAGCTGGAGAGCGGAAGCTGCGCGGATTTGGACAATATCCCCCCCATGAAAAGGAAGAAGACCAGCGTGCTTACCTGGGTTCCCTTAAGCTGAGCCATATCGAACGTGCCGTGATTGATGTAAAGTATGATAAGCCCCGCCAGCATCAGAGAAGCTCCGAAAAACGTCACCAGGAACGCCTTGTCGGCGCACCAGAGGTCCTTCTCCCCCCTGTAGAAACCGATAAGGCGCCAGGAGCAGAAAGCCGTTATTTCCCAGAACACATACATCAAAAGTATGTTCGCCGAGAAAATGAGCCCCATCATGGCCGAGAGAAAAAGCAGCATATAACCGTAGAACTCGATCTTGTGCCCGTACCTGGCCATGTAGCCCACCGAGTAGACAAGTATAAGGGCGCCCACGAAACCGGCTACCGCCGCCATGAATAAGCCCAGTTTGTCGAATTGAAAGATGAGTTCAAAACCCATTGGTTAAACCTGCTTTTTCCTTTATTTGTTCCTGGTTTTCCTCAGTTTTTCGGTTTTCTCCTGCGAAAGCCTTATAAGATCCTGCCCGTTGTACATTTTCTTACCGGAGGTGTCCTTGACCGCCATCCTTTCGGTACAGCAGTAGCACGGATCTATCGCCGCCAGGATGATGGTCGCGTCCGATATGGTCTCCCCCACGACGGTCGCCTTGTAAGTAGGCAGATTCATGAAGGTGGGAGCGCGAACCTTGTGTCTCGCGGGCGAATTCGTCCCGTCAGACCTGACGTAATGAAAGCATTCCCCCCTGGGGGCTTCGTGAGTACCTATCCCTTCCCCGGGCGGTATGCTCTTGAGGTCGGCGTCTATCTCCCCGCCGGGGAGGTTCTTGAGACACTGCTCTATGATCTTAATGGACTCGAACATCTCCAGTATCCTCACTATCAGCTTATCGAAGACATCACCGTTATGGGTGACTATCATGTCCCACTCGACCCTGTCATACGCCGCGTACGGCAGGTCTTTTCTGACATCCTTTGCCACCCCGGAAGCTCTCGAGGTCGGTCCCAGCGCGCAGAAATCGATCGCCTCTTCCTCGGTGAGCACGCCTACGCCTTTTGTCCTGGCATGAAGCACCGGGTCATCGATGACCGCCTTGTGAAGCATCTCGAGCGTGGGCTTTATCGAATCGATCTTTTTCAGCACAAGGGGTATGTCCTCGCTGCGGAAATCCCTTCTTACCCCGCCGGGACGGAACATGGCATAGTTATTCCGGTTCCCTGAAAGGATCTCCATGACGTCCAGGATCTCCTCCCTCAGTTTCCAGGCCCACATGTACACGGTATTGTACCCCAGAAAA from Candidatus Omnitrophota bacterium harbors:
- a CDS encoding cation:proton antiporter (subunit C of antiporter complex involved in resistance to high concentrations of Na+, K+, Li+ and/or alkali), yielding MILFVLDLVLMLMGLYVLITNRNLIKKVIGFAIMEHGLNLLLIMIGYRKGGEAPVVSPGMSVSAIPFVDPLPQAVVLTSIVIGLGITALMVGMCIRIYQRYGTFDIAEIRRLRG
- a CDS encoding DUF4040 domain-containing protein encodes the protein MLELYVVMAFMLIASAIAVSLRGLLSSVISVGAVGLGLCVMFLLLKAPDLAITQLVVEILMLVILIRATIGRGVSRIFHRSSVWIFAVFFVFAAGFLAAAWVSLKDMPAFGEPLMRVSDYFIRNALERTGAANIVTSVVLDFRAYDTLGEATILFTSVIGVLALMRSKGRKKTDERDEPDS
- a CDS encoding NADH-quinone oxidoreductase subunit L — encoded protein: MGFELIFQFDKLGLFMAAVAGFVGALILVYSVGYMARYGHKIEFYGYMLLFLSAMMGLIFSANILLMYVFWEITAFCSWRLIGFYRGEKDLWCADKAFLVTFFGASLMLAGLIILYINHGTFDMAQLKGTQVSTLVFFLFMGGILSKSAQLPLSSWLPDAGVAPTPVTALLHAAVLVKIGVFAYCRLFCDILTVPQQAAFWAMVIVMLSGFVAALSALIDTNIKRILAYSTISQLSYIFLGFIVNTALSIAAALLYILVHSVGKAGLFLSAGVVEQSTHTKDINKLGGFLGMMPLLALGFVLSAFSIAGLPPFGGFFSKFYVVLGTAEAGHRVVAGVAMLTAVITLLYLLRFFKGVFLGECEVPAERSSPRSMISVVLVLGVVSLLIGLFAKFPLEAVNSIARGLVK
- a CDS encoding NADH:ubiquinone oxidoreductase, whose translation is MAKRTIVPIGPYHPLLEEPEFFTLTVEGERVVDIDAQVGYNHRGIEKLSEMKTFDQSVFVIERICGICSTSHPFAFTRAVENVIPMEVPERAKYIRTVIGEGERIHSHLLWLGLAGHFLGYNTVYMWAWKLREEILDVMEILSGNRNNYAMFRPGGVRRDFRSEDIPLVLKKIDSIKPTLEMLHKAVIDDPVLHARTKGVGVLTEEEAIDFCALGPTSRASGVAKDVRKDLPYAAYDRVEWDMIVTHNGDVFDKLIVRILEMFESIKIIEQCLKNLPGGEIDADLKSIPPGEGIGTHEAPRGECFHYVRSDGTNSPARHKVRAPTFMNLPTYKATVVGETISDATIILAAIDPCYCCTERMAVKDTSGKKMYNGQDLIRLSQEKTEKLRKTRNK